In one window of Arthrobacter pascens DNA:
- a CDS encoding FMN-binding protein, which produces MRPSVRKSVFAGMAGLSLIGTVAGCAPSASQSAAAPSSGSGSTESSAATPSGASSSLASSGSSYKDGTYSADGTYVSPNGTETVGVELTLAAGTVTDVKITQHPTNPNTRKFQGEFAGGIAAQVVGKSIDQLNVSKVSGSSLTSGGFNQAVEKIKSEAQ; this is translated from the coding sequence ATGAGACCGTCAGTCCGCAAGAGTGTTTTTGCCGGAATGGCAGGCCTGTCCCTGATCGGGACAGTGGCCGGCTGTGCCCCCTCCGCATCCCAGAGTGCCGCTGCCCCCTCGTCCGGAAGCGGATCCACGGAAAGCTCCGCCGCCACGCCGTCGGGCGCTTCCTCCTCCCTGGCCAGCAGCGGATCAAGCTATAAAGACGGCACCTACAGCGCTGACGGAACATACGTTTCGCCCAACGGGACCGAAACCGTGGGCGTTGAGCTGACCCTGGCCGCCGGGACGGTCACGGACGTCAAAATCACCCAGCACCCGACGAATCCGAACACCCGCAAATTCCAGGGTGAATTCGCAGGCGGCATCGCGGCCCAGGTGGTGGGCAAAAGCATCGACCAACTCAACGTGTCCAAGGTTTCGGGGTCATCGCTCACTAGCGGCGGCTTCAACCAGGCAGTGGAAAAGATCAAGTCCGAGGCGCAGTAA
- the argS gene encoding arginine--tRNA ligase → MTPEELSLAISACLKDAVAAGEIAISASALPDEVRVERPKNREHGDWATNVALQLSKQAGTNPRELATILSARLKSIYGVSAVDVAGPGFLNITVDAAAAGALAKAIVEAGAAYGTTSVLAGHVVNMEFVSANPTGPLHIGHTRWAALGDSIARVLRASGAEVTAEYYINDAGTQMNVFANSVYSRLHGLPVPDGGYPGQYIADLGHDVLTEHPDIRELTEAAAIPVIRAAAYKAQMKDIKSTLADFGVHFDVYFSEQELHDAGAIENAVARLREQGHVYDEDGAVWLRTTDFGDDKDRVMIRANGEPTYFAADAAYYLSKKDRGFTEKIYLLGADHHGYINRLKAIAACAGDDPDRNIEVLIGQLVSVNGAKLSKRAGNIIELKDLIDWLGKDAVRYSLARFPADSPLTLDPDLLKKHSNENPVFYVQYAHARSRGTARNAVAAGVDRSSFDAALLDHATENELLSYLGSYPSIVAMAAELREPHRVARHLEVIAGAYHRWYDACRVAPQGEEPVTDVNRTRLWLNDATSQVLANGLDLLGVSAPERM, encoded by the coding sequence GTGACTCCCGAAGAACTCTCCCTCGCCATATCCGCCTGCCTGAAAGATGCTGTCGCTGCAGGCGAGATTGCCATTTCTGCATCAGCCTTGCCTGATGAGGTGCGCGTGGAGCGACCGAAGAACCGGGAACACGGCGACTGGGCCACCAACGTCGCCCTCCAGCTCTCCAAGCAGGCCGGCACCAATCCCCGTGAATTGGCCACTATCCTCAGCGCGCGACTGAAGTCAATCTACGGCGTTTCGGCCGTGGATGTGGCTGGCCCCGGCTTCCTGAATATCACAGTGGATGCAGCGGCGGCCGGTGCCCTGGCCAAGGCCATCGTCGAGGCCGGCGCTGCCTACGGCACGACGTCTGTGCTGGCCGGCCACGTGGTCAACATGGAGTTCGTCTCGGCAAACCCCACGGGTCCGCTGCACATCGGCCATACCCGGTGGGCAGCCTTGGGCGACTCCATTGCCCGCGTCCTTCGCGCTTCCGGCGCTGAAGTGACGGCTGAGTACTACATCAACGACGCCGGCACACAGATGAACGTCTTCGCCAACTCCGTGTACTCCCGGCTGCACGGACTGCCCGTTCCCGACGGCGGCTACCCGGGCCAGTACATCGCCGACCTTGGCCACGACGTACTCACCGAGCACCCGGACATCCGCGAACTCACCGAAGCAGCGGCGATTCCCGTCATCCGCGCTGCTGCCTACAAGGCGCAGATGAAGGACATCAAGTCCACCCTTGCTGACTTCGGCGTCCACTTTGACGTGTATTTCTCTGAACAGGAACTGCACGACGCCGGTGCGATCGAAAATGCCGTTGCGCGCCTCCGCGAACAGGGACACGTCTACGACGAGGACGGTGCCGTCTGGCTGCGCACCACCGATTTCGGGGACGATAAGGACCGGGTCATGATCCGTGCCAACGGGGAGCCCACCTACTTCGCCGCCGATGCCGCCTACTACCTGTCGAAAAAGGACCGGGGCTTCACCGAGAAGATCTACCTGCTGGGAGCCGATCACCATGGCTACATCAACCGCCTCAAGGCCATCGCTGCCTGCGCGGGCGACGACCCGGACCGGAACATTGAGGTGCTGATCGGTCAGCTGGTTTCCGTCAACGGGGCCAAGCTGTCCAAGCGTGCCGGGAATATCATCGAGCTCAAGGACCTGATCGACTGGCTGGGCAAGGACGCCGTGCGGTACTCGCTGGCGCGTTTCCCGGCCGATTCCCCGTTGACGCTGGATCCGGACCTGCTGAAGAAGCACAGCAACGAGAATCCGGTGTTCTACGTGCAGTACGCTCACGCGCGCTCCCGCGGCACGGCACGGAACGCAGTTGCGGCCGGTGTGGACCGCAGCTCCTTCGACGCGGCGCTGCTTGACCATGCCACGGAGAACGAGCTGCTCTCCTACCTGGGCAGCTACCCGTCGATTGTGGCCATGGCTGCGGAGCTGCGCGAACCGCACCGCGTAGCCCGCCACCTCGAGGTGATCGCCGGCGCCTACCACCGCTGGTATGACGCCTGCCGCGTCGCCCCGCAGGGCGAAGAACCGGTCACCGACGTCAACCGCACCCGCCTTTGGCTCAACGACGCCACGAGCCAGGTACTGGCTAACGGCCTGGACCTCCTTGGCGTGTCCGCGCCGGAACGGATGTGA
- the lysA gene encoding diaminopimelate decarboxylase → MTQQTKRAASPLAPAWLAVPEDLNALPEPIWAGGVERDNDGVLAVDGLSVTALKEQFGTPLFVMDESDFRSRARAFKHAFDEAFADICGGVDVYYAGKSFLCTAVAAWVAEEGLRLDTCSGGELAVAARAGIKGENLGLHGNNKSDAEISRALDMELGRIVVDSLDELERVAKIASARGGRAKVMLRLTPGVHAHTHEFIATAHEDQKFGLSMAEDSTEQAGLSAAEEAVAAATSYSSIELLGLHCHIGSQIFEPDGFALAAQKLLVFLAAMQEKYSITLPELDLGGGYGIAYTPVDTPRPPAEIATAMAAVVRSTCAELGITAPRISIEPGRAIVGSTTFTLYEVGTLKTVRVDAPASGSGKTAETADKNVTHPRRYVSVDGGMSDNARPVLYDADYSAILASRTSSAAPQLSRVVGKHCESGDIVVRDVYLPEDVAAGDLLAVPGTGAYCWALSSNYNYLARPGVVAVRDGNARLIVRGETEEDLLNRDMGV, encoded by the coding sequence ATGACACAGCAGACGAAGCGCGCAGCCTCCCCGCTCGCCCCCGCCTGGCTTGCGGTTCCCGAGGACCTGAATGCCCTCCCCGAACCCATCTGGGCCGGTGGTGTGGAGCGGGACAACGACGGCGTCCTCGCCGTTGACGGACTCTCCGTGACCGCGCTGAAGGAACAATTCGGCACCCCGCTCTTCGTGATGGACGAATCCGACTTCCGTTCCCGCGCGCGCGCCTTCAAGCACGCCTTCGACGAGGCCTTCGCAGACATCTGCGGGGGAGTGGATGTGTATTACGCCGGCAAATCCTTCCTCTGCACGGCCGTTGCCGCCTGGGTGGCCGAAGAAGGGCTGCGCCTGGACACCTGTTCCGGCGGAGAGCTGGCGGTGGCCGCCCGGGCCGGCATCAAGGGCGAAAACCTGGGCCTGCACGGCAATAACAAGTCAGACGCCGAGATCAGCCGTGCCCTGGACATGGAACTGGGTCGCATCGTTGTGGACAGCCTGGACGAGCTGGAGCGTGTCGCCAAAATCGCGTCGGCACGCGGCGGCAGGGCCAAGGTCATGCTGCGGCTGACTCCGGGCGTCCACGCACACACCCATGAATTCATTGCCACCGCGCATGAGGACCAGAAATTCGGCCTCTCCATGGCCGAGGATTCGACCGAGCAGGCCGGCCTGTCCGCAGCAGAGGAAGCGGTGGCGGCGGCCACGAGCTACTCAAGCATCGAACTGCTGGGCCTGCACTGCCACATTGGCTCGCAGATCTTCGAACCCGACGGCTTCGCCCTGGCCGCGCAGAAACTCCTGGTTTTTCTCGCCGCCATGCAGGAGAAATACTCCATCACGCTGCCGGAACTGGACCTGGGCGGCGGTTACGGGATTGCCTACACGCCTGTTGACACCCCCCGCCCTCCAGCGGAGATCGCGACGGCGATGGCCGCCGTCGTACGTTCCACCTGTGCGGAACTCGGCATCACCGCTCCCAGGATTTCAATCGAGCCGGGACGCGCAATCGTGGGCAGCACCACCTTCACGCTGTATGAGGTCGGCACACTGAAGACCGTCCGCGTTGACGCTCCGGCGTCCGGATCCGGAAAAACGGCCGAAACCGCTGACAAAAACGTTACGCACCCGCGCCGGTATGTGTCAGTCGACGGCGGCATGAGCGACAACGCCCGCCCGGTGCTCTACGACGCGGATTATTCGGCGATTCTTGCCTCCCGGACGTCCTCCGCGGCTCCGCAGTTGTCCCGAGTGGTGGGCAAACATTGCGAGAGCGGCGACATAGTTGTTAGAGATGTATATCTGCCCGAGGACGTGGCAGCCGGTGATCTGCTTGCTGTACCGGGTACCGGCGCCTACTGCTGGGCCCTGTCGAGTAACTACAACTATCTGGCCCGGCCGGGCGTTGTCGCGGTGCGCGACGGAAATGCCCGGCTGATTGTCCGCGGGGAAACCGAAGAAGATTTGCTCAACCGCGACATGGGAGTCTGA
- a CDS encoding homoserine dehydrogenase produces the protein MTEMRTLKVALLGCGNVGAQVARILIEDADALAARTGARLQLSGIAVRNVNGRRDVDLPQELFTTDADTLVKDADLVIELMGGIEPARTLILSALSNGACVVTGNKALLAQDGPTLYEEADKAGVQLSYEAAVAGAIPILRPIRDSLSGDRITRVLGIVNGTTNFILDQMDSTGAQFADALAEAQRLGYAEADPTADVEGHDAAAKAAILASLSFHTRFALENVHCEGISSVSAADIAAAKDAGFVIKLLAIAEKLTDADGGEGVSVRVHPTLLPREHPLAAVRGAFNAVFIEAENAGELMFYGQGAGGTPTASAVLGDLVSAARRLVLGGPGRTETTTGHVPALPIAAAITSYYIGLDVADQPGVLAKIAQLFAEHGVSIEIMRQTIHRDAESMVESAELRIVTHRASEAALAATVQAVKGLDVINSVTSVLRVEGV, from the coding sequence ATGACGGAAATGCGAACCCTGAAAGTGGCCCTGCTGGGCTGTGGCAACGTTGGGGCCCAGGTAGCGCGGATTCTCATTGAGGACGCCGACGCCCTTGCCGCCCGGACCGGTGCCCGCCTGCAGCTCAGCGGCATTGCAGTGCGCAATGTCAACGGCCGCCGCGACGTGGACCTGCCCCAGGAACTGTTCACCACCGACGCCGACACCCTGGTCAAGGATGCCGACCTCGTCATCGAGCTGATGGGCGGCATCGAGCCTGCCCGCACGCTGATCCTCTCCGCGCTGAGCAACGGCGCCTGCGTTGTCACCGGCAACAAGGCGCTCCTGGCCCAGGACGGACCCACCCTCTACGAAGAGGCCGACAAAGCCGGGGTACAGCTGTCCTACGAAGCCGCCGTGGCCGGCGCCATCCCCATCCTGCGCCCCATCCGTGACAGCCTGTCCGGCGACCGCATCACCCGGGTACTGGGCATCGTCAACGGCACCACCAACTTCATCCTGGACCAGATGGACTCCACCGGGGCCCAGTTCGCCGACGCCCTGGCCGAGGCCCAGCGCCTGGGGTATGCGGAAGCAGACCCCACCGCTGACGTCGAGGGCCACGACGCCGCCGCCAAAGCTGCGATCCTTGCCTCGCTGTCCTTCCACACCCGCTTTGCCCTCGAGAACGTCCACTGCGAGGGCATCTCGTCCGTCAGCGCTGCCGACATCGCAGCGGCCAAGGACGCAGGCTTCGTGATCAAGCTGCTGGCGATCGCCGAAAAGCTCACGGATGCTGACGGCGGCGAAGGCGTTTCTGTCCGCGTCCACCCCACGCTCCTGCCGCGTGAGCACCCGCTGGCCGCCGTCCGTGGCGCCTTCAACGCCGTGTTCATTGAGGCTGAAAACGCCGGCGAGCTGATGTTCTACGGTCAGGGCGCCGGCGGAACCCCGACGGCGTCTGCCGTCCTGGGCGACCTCGTCTCCGCTGCCCGCCGCCTGGTCCTCGGTGGACCAGGCCGCACCGAAACCACCACCGGCCATGTTCCGGCACTGCCCATCGCCGCCGCCATCACCAGCTACTACATCGGCCTCGACGTGGCCGACCAGCCCGGCGTCCTCGCGAAGATCGCCCAGCTGTTCGCTGAGCACGGCGTCTCCATCGAAATCATGCGGCAAACCATCCACCGGGACGCCGAGTCCATGGTGGAGTCGGCCGAACTGCGGATCGTCACCCACCGCGCATCAGAGGCCGCCCTTGCGGCCACCGTCCAGGCCGTGAAGGGCCTGGACGTCATCAATTCAGTTACATCCGTTCTGCGGGTAGAAGGAGTCTAA
- the thrC gene encoding threonine synthase yields MAHQWRGVIREYADRLPVTESTRVITLGEGGTPLVHAQKLSELTGSTVYLKVEGMNPTGSFKDRGMTMAMTAAVASGAQAVVCASTGNTSASAAAYATAAGLKCAVLVPEGKISMGKLSQAIAHGATLLQVDGNFDNCLDIARKLGESYPVFLVNSVNPARIQGQKTGAFEIVDALGDAPDIHVLPVGNAGNITAYWKGYKEYSAPFESETAGILPAVSTKTPQMWGYQAAGAAPFVAGHPITEPDTIATAIRIGNPASWDGAIAARDESGGFIDAVTDEQILDAHRWLSSREGVFVEPGSAAGVAGLLKKHAAGEVPAGKTIVITVTGHGLKDPQWALRTEDGSDVQPVKVSNDVVTVAAELGLEEK; encoded by the coding sequence GTGGCTCACCAATGGCGCGGCGTTATCCGCGAATACGCTGACCGTCTTCCCGTGACGGAATCCACCCGGGTCATCACCCTCGGCGAGGGCGGCACTCCGCTAGTGCACGCGCAGAAGCTCTCGGAACTGACAGGTTCGACCGTGTACCTGAAGGTCGAGGGAATGAACCCCACCGGCTCGTTCAAGGACCGCGGCATGACCATGGCCATGACGGCCGCCGTTGCCTCCGGCGCCCAGGCTGTCGTCTGTGCGTCCACCGGCAACACCTCCGCCTCCGCCGCGGCCTACGCAACAGCAGCCGGGCTGAAGTGCGCAGTCCTGGTGCCCGAAGGCAAGATCTCCATGGGCAAGCTCAGCCAGGCCATCGCGCACGGCGCCACGCTGCTCCAGGTTGATGGCAACTTCGACAACTGCCTGGACATTGCCCGGAAGCTGGGGGAGTCCTACCCGGTCTTCCTGGTCAACTCCGTTAACCCTGCCCGCATCCAGGGCCAGAAGACCGGAGCGTTCGAGATTGTCGATGCCCTCGGCGACGCTCCGGACATCCATGTGCTCCCCGTAGGTAACGCCGGCAACATCACGGCGTACTGGAAGGGGTACAAGGAGTACTCGGCACCGTTCGAATCCGAGACTGCCGGCATCCTGCCTGCGGTGTCGACCAAGACCCCGCAGATGTGGGGCTACCAGGCGGCCGGCGCGGCTCCGTTCGTGGCGGGGCACCCCATCACGGAACCTGACACCATCGCCACCGCCATCCGGATCGGCAACCCCGCATCCTGGGACGGTGCCATCGCCGCCCGCGACGAGTCCGGCGGCTTCATCGACGCCGTGACGGACGAGCAGATCCTGGACGCCCACCGCTGGCTTTCGTCCCGCGAAGGTGTCTTTGTGGAGCCCGGCTCCGCAGCCGGTGTCGCCGGGCTGCTCAAGAAGCACGCCGCCGGTGAGGTTCCTGCAGGCAAAACCATCGTCATCACGGTCACCGGCCACGGCCTCAAGGATCCCCAGTGGGCCCTTCGCACCGAAGACGGCAGCGACGTACAGCCGGTCAAGGTCTCCAACGACGTGGTGACGGTTGCGGCCGAATTGGGACTGGAAGAAAAATAG
- the thrB gene encoding homoserine kinase, with protein MDTTSQTTVGLPLIDAGQSVTVRVPATSANLGPGYDSLGLALALHDTLTVETLQTDELLFELSGEGADTLPRDASHLVIRAMEAAFARLGYRHGGLKITAENVNPHGRGLGSSAAAVVAAVSAANVLVPPHVRRDLDWILQLTSELEGHPDNVAPAIFGGLALSWQDSDRYSSTCAAVVSSVIPVVAVPDFELSTEAARALLPASVGHHAAAMNSGRAALLIHALTQKPEFLHAGTEDYLHQSYRAAAMRPSAALISALRKSGRAAVVSGAGPTVLVLANGEAEAADVAEFIETFTAANTPDIAWRVMKLAVDVEGAKVDLHRR; from the coding sequence GTGGACACCACCTCGCAGACCACTGTTGGGCTGCCACTTATCGACGCCGGACAGAGTGTAACGGTCCGGGTCCCGGCCACCAGTGCGAACCTCGGCCCGGGCTATGACAGCCTGGGCCTGGCGCTGGCGCTGCATGACACCCTGACGGTGGAAACGCTCCAGACGGACGAACTGTTGTTCGAGCTGAGCGGCGAGGGGGCCGATACCCTTCCCCGGGATGCAAGCCACCTGGTCATAAGAGCCATGGAAGCGGCCTTTGCGCGGCTGGGCTACCGCCATGGCGGCCTGAAGATCACGGCGGAAAACGTCAACCCCCACGGCCGGGGCCTGGGGTCTTCGGCAGCGGCCGTGGTGGCTGCTGTTTCCGCAGCCAATGTCCTGGTACCGCCTCACGTACGGCGGGACCTGGACTGGATCCTCCAGCTCACCAGTGAGCTGGAGGGGCATCCGGACAACGTCGCACCCGCGATTTTCGGTGGACTGGCGCTGTCCTGGCAGGACAGTGACCGGTACAGCAGCACCTGTGCGGCCGTAGTCAGTTCCGTGATCCCGGTGGTGGCAGTTCCCGATTTCGAGCTGTCCACTGAAGCCGCCCGCGCGTTGCTGCCGGCATCCGTGGGACACCACGCAGCCGCCATGAACTCCGGCCGCGCGGCCCTGCTGATCCACGCCCTGACGCAGAAACCGGAATTCCTGCACGCGGGAACGGAGGACTACCTCCACCAGAGTTACCGGGCGGCGGCCATGCGTCCCAGCGCTGCCCTCATTTCGGCATTGCGGAAATCCGGGCGTGCAGCTGTGGTCTCCGGTGCCGGACCCACGGTGCTGGTGCTGGCCAACGGGGAGGCCGAAGCCGCCGATGTGGCTGAGTTCATCGAAACGTTCACCGCGGCGAACACGCCCGACATCGCCTGGCGCGTGATGAAGCTGGCAGTCGACGTCGAAGGTGCTAAGGTGGACTTGCACCGGCGGTAA
- the rho gene encoding transcription termination factor Rho has protein sequence MTETTELSPAVELSSSAAGASTAAPAKSSGLAGLKLAQLQALASQLGISGGSRMRKGDLVSAISAHRAGTPATKAPAKGAEKASTNNAAPAASAPSAAASETPEAPAAEGTRARGRGRSRRAGSDGVVAGTASDAAPAEAPVVEAPAAATAVEAPADGAGERRQPRTRNRRRGEAAATELQATDAVEAPAEQRAAGTENQQGESQPGEAQATETVEAGQRSDRRESGRTRGIRDNGARDGSSRDAASSRDAASSRDTAVREEPARENAGSREAGQRDGNRREDTREIGRESRDSDDSDGGSRRNRRNRRDRNDRNDRNDRSGGQDSRDNNSRNDRFRDRNDRRRGRAQGPDVDDVEVTEDDVLLPVAGILDVLENYAFIRTSGYLPGPNDVYVSLAQVKKYNLRKGDAVVGAIRAPRDGEDRSQQSARQKFNALVRVTSVNGKTGEELKDRVEFAKLVPLYPSERLRLETDPKKIGPRVIDLVAPIGKGQRGLIVSPPKAGKTLILQSIANAITTNNPEVHLMMVLVDERPEEVTDMQRTVKGEVIASTFDRPADDHTTVAELSIERAKRLVEMGMDVVVLLDSMTRLGRAYNLAAPASGRILSGGVDSAALYPPKRFFGAARNIENGGSLTILATALVETGSKMDEVIFEEFKGTGNMELRLSRQLADKRIFPAVDVNASGTRREENLLSPEEVKIMWKLRRVLSGLETQQSLELLTNKIRETQSNVEFLMQVQKTTLGAKSDNDK, from the coding sequence GTGACCGAAACCACTGAGCTGTCTCCAGCTGTGGAACTATCATCTTCTGCTGCCGGAGCTTCAACGGCCGCACCCGCCAAGAGCAGCGGCCTCGCCGGCCTGAAGCTCGCCCAGCTGCAGGCGCTTGCCAGCCAGCTGGGTATTTCCGGCGGTTCCCGCATGCGTAAGGGAGACCTGGTCTCGGCCATTTCCGCCCACCGCGCGGGTACTCCAGCCACCAAGGCTCCGGCCAAGGGAGCTGAGAAGGCGAGCACGAACAACGCGGCTCCGGCAGCCTCCGCACCGTCGGCAGCAGCCAGCGAGACCCCGGAGGCCCCGGCCGCCGAAGGGACCCGGGCACGTGGCCGCGGCCGCAGCCGCAGGGCCGGAAGCGACGGCGTAGTCGCCGGCACCGCGTCGGACGCGGCACCCGCTGAGGCTCCCGTCGTCGAAGCCCCGGCAGCCGCAACCGCCGTCGAGGCGCCAGCCGACGGCGCGGGCGAGCGTCGCCAGCCCCGCACCCGCAACCGCCGTCGCGGTGAAGCGGCAGCCACCGAACTCCAGGCAACGGACGCCGTTGAGGCCCCGGCCGAGCAGCGTGCCGCCGGGACCGAGAACCAGCAGGGCGAGAGCCAGCCTGGTGAGGCACAGGCAACCGAGACCGTCGAGGCCGGTCAGCGTTCGGACCGCCGCGAAAGCGGCCGCACCCGTGGCATCCGTGACAACGGCGCACGGGACGGCTCCTCCCGCGACGCTGCTTCCTCCCGCGACGCTGCGTCCTCCCGCGACACTGCGGTGCGCGAAGAACCGGCCCGCGAGAACGCAGGCAGCCGCGAGGCCGGCCAGCGCGACGGCAACCGCCGCGAGGACACCCGCGAAATCGGCCGTGAGAGCCGCGACAGCGACGATTCAGACGGCGGCAGCCGCCGGAACCGCCGGAACCGGCGTGACCGGAACGACCGCAACGACCGCAATGACCGCTCCGGCGGCCAGGACAGCCGGGACAACAACTCCCGCAACGACCGTTTCCGTGACCGCAACGACCGTCGCCGCGGACGCGCCCAGGGGCCGGACGTCGACGACGTCGAGGTCACCGAGGACGACGTCCTGCTGCCCGTCGCAGGCATCCTGGACGTGCTGGAAAACTATGCGTTCATCCGCACCTCCGGCTACCTGCCGGGCCCGAATGACGTGTACGTATCCCTCGCACAGGTCAAGAAGTACAACCTGCGCAAGGGCGACGCCGTCGTCGGTGCCATCCGCGCCCCGCGGGACGGCGAAGACCGCAGCCAGCAGTCCGCCCGCCAGAAGTTCAACGCCCTGGTCCGCGTCACATCGGTGAACGGCAAGACCGGTGAGGAACTCAAGGACCGTGTCGAGTTCGCCAAGCTGGTCCCGCTCTACCCGTCCGAGCGCCTGCGCCTGGAGACTGACCCCAAGAAGATCGGCCCCCGCGTCATCGACCTGGTTGCCCCGATCGGCAAGGGCCAGCGCGGCCTGATCGTCTCGCCTCCCAAGGCTGGCAAAACGCTCATCCTGCAGTCCATCGCGAACGCCATCACCACCAACAATCCTGAGGTCCACCTCATGATGGTGCTGGTTGATGAACGCCCCGAAGAAGTTACGGACATGCAGCGCACCGTCAAGGGCGAGGTCATTGCCTCCACCTTCGACCGTCCCGCAGACGACCACACCACCGTGGCCGAGCTCTCGATCGAACGCGCCAAGCGCCTCGTGGAAATGGGCATGGACGTAGTCGTGCTCCTGGACTCCATGACCCGCCTGGGCCGGGCCTACAACCTGGCAGCCCCGGCTTCCGGCCGCATCCTGTCCGGTGGTGTCGACTCCGCAGCCCTGTACCCGCCCAAGCGGTTCTTCGGTGCAGCCCGCAACATCGAAAACGGCGGCTCGCTGACCATCCTGGCAACGGCGCTCGTCGAGACCGGATCCAAGATGGACGAGGTCATCTTCGAAGAGTTCAAGGGCACCGGCAACATGGAGCTCCGCCTGTCCCGCCAGCTGGCGGACAAGCGCATCTTCCCGGCCGTGGACGTCAACGCGTCCGGTACCCGTCGCGAAGAGAACCTGCTTTCCCCCGAGGAAGTCAAGATCATGTGGAAGCTGCGCCGCGTCCTCTCCGGACTCGAAACGCAGCAGAGCCTTGAGCTGCTGACCAACAAGATCCGGGAGACCCAGAGCAACGTCGAGTTCCTCATGCAGGTCCAGAAGACGACGCTTGGTGCAAAGTCGGATAACGACAAGTAG
- the prfA gene encoding peptide chain release factor 1, whose translation MFESVQGLLDEHDAIQAQLGDPAVYADQRLARKLGRRSAQLNGIVEAYHKWEAIRDDLAAAKEMAGEDPEFAAEVPELEAALETASAKLRRLLIPRDPDDARNVILEVKGGEGGDEAALFAGDLLRMYTRYAESRGWKTELISATESDLGGYKDVQMAVKGNSNDPAEGVYARLKFEGGVHRVQRVPVTESQGRIHTSAAGVLVLPEVDEPEELEINQNDLKIDVYRSSGPGGQSVNTTDSAVRITHLPTGIVVAMQNEKSQLQNREAGMRVLRARILAHQQEQIDAENSAQRKSQIRTMDRSERIRTYNYPENRIADHRTGYKAYNLDQVMNGDLEPVIQSAIEMDEQARLDAIGE comes from the coding sequence ATGTTTGAGTCCGTACAGGGCCTGCTTGATGAGCATGATGCTATCCAGGCGCAGCTGGGGGATCCTGCTGTTTATGCTGACCAGCGGCTGGCGCGGAAGTTGGGCCGGCGTTCGGCGCAGCTGAACGGCATCGTGGAGGCTTACCACAAGTGGGAAGCGATCCGGGATGACCTTGCTGCCGCGAAGGAAATGGCAGGGGAGGATCCTGAGTTTGCTGCCGAGGTGCCGGAACTGGAGGCTGCGCTGGAGACCGCTTCCGCGAAGCTGCGCCGGCTGCTCATTCCCCGTGACCCTGACGATGCCCGCAACGTGATCCTCGAGGTCAAGGGCGGCGAAGGCGGCGACGAGGCCGCGCTGTTCGCCGGGGACTTGCTGCGGATGTACACCCGGTACGCGGAATCCCGCGGCTGGAAGACTGAACTTATCTCGGCCACCGAATCCGACCTCGGCGGCTACAAGGACGTCCAGATGGCCGTCAAGGGCAACTCGAACGATCCTGCCGAAGGCGTTTACGCGCGGCTGAAGTTCGAAGGCGGAGTGCACCGCGTCCAGCGTGTTCCCGTCACCGAATCCCAGGGCCGCATCCACACGTCGGCTGCGGGCGTGCTGGTGCTCCCCGAAGTGGATGAGCCTGAAGAGCTCGAGATCAACCAGAACGACCTCAAGATTGACGTCTACAGGTCATCGGGTCCCGGTGGCCAGTCCGTGAACACTACTGACTCGGCTGTCCGGATCACCCACCTTCCCACCGGGATCGTGGTGGCCATGCAGAACGAAAAGTCCCAGCTGCAGAACCGTGAAGCTGGCATGCGGGTCCTGCGCGCCCGCATCCTGGCGCATCAGCAGGAGCAGATCGACGCGGAGAACTCGGCCCAGCGGAAGTCCCAGATCCGGACCATGGACCGCTCGGAACGCATCCGCACCTACAACTACCCGGAAAACCGGATCGCTGACCACCGCACCGGCTACAAGGCGTACAACCTGGACCAGGTCATGAACGGCGACCTGGAACCGGTGATTCAGTCCGCCATCGAGATGGACGAACAGGCACGCCTGGACGCCATCGGCGAATAG